A window from Schistosoma haematobium chromosome 1, whole genome shotgun sequence encodes these proteins:
- the PPP5C_1 gene encoding Serine/threonine-protein phosphatase 5, variant 2 (EggNog:ENOG410V4A5~COG:T): protein MTLSTISDEAEALKEEANKFFKDGDYEKAIDAYTKAIEIRETAVYLANRSLAYLRTECFGYALDDASKAISLDSSYVKGYYRRASAHMALGQYKEALADYETVIRVAPSDKMAREKLTECRKIIRRKAFEKAIAVEDQPSPLESFDLSTITVESSYDGPHLEQDSNGKYFVTESFMLALMEHYKSQKVLHKKYAIIIMKDIFLFLRGLPSLVDIKVPEQSKFTVCGDIHGQFYDLMNIFKINGLPSKDNPYLFNGDFVDRGSFSVECIFTLFGFKLLYPDKFYLSRGNHESEHMNRLYGFEGEVKSKYSSEVANMFTDIFNWLPLCHLINERILVMHGGLFERDNVTLDEIKKVSRNRQPDEGTIMCELLWSDPMEAEGRAHSKRGVGCQFGPDVTKKFCKQNGLDYIIRSHEVKDEGYEVAHNGRCITVFSAPNYCDTMHNRGAFITLIGSNKPGEMSPMFTSFTAVAHPDVRPMAYVNPLLSMFM, encoded by the exons ATGACGTTATCGACTATTTCGGATGAAGCAGAAGCATTAAAAGAAGAAGCTAACAAATTTTTTAAAG ATGGGGACTATGAAAAAGCCATCGATGCATACACGAAGGCGATAGAAATTCGGGAGACTGCTGTTTATTTGGCCAACAGGAGCCTCGCTTATCTTCGTACAGAGTGTTTTGGCTATGCCTTGGATGATGCTTCTAAAGCTATATCTTTGGATAGTTCTTATGTGAAG GGTTATTATCGCAGGGCATCTGCACATATGGCATTAGGTCAGTATAAGGAGGCATTAGCAGACTACGAAACT GTTATTCGAGTTGCACCTAGTGACAAAATGGCTCGTGAGAAGTTGACTGAATGCCGGAAAATAATTCGTCGCAAAGCATTTGAAAAAGCCATTGCAGTAGAAGATCAGCCGTCCCCATTAGAATCTTTTGATCTGTCAACAATTACTGTAGAATCTAGTTACGATGGTCCACACTTAGAACAAGATAGCAATGGAAAATACTTTGTCACGGAGTCGTTTATGTTGGCTTTAATGGAGCACTACAAATCTCAGAAAGTATTACACAAGAAATATGCCATTATA ataatgaaagatattttcttatttcttcGCGGTTTACCAAGTTTGGTAGACATTAAAGTCCCAGAACAGTCTAAGTTTACTGTTTGTGGGGATATACACGGTCAGTTCTACGATCTTATGAACATATTCAAAATTAACGGGCTTCCGAGCAAAGATAATCCTTAC TTGTTCAATGGTGACTTTGTTGATCGGGGATCGTTTTCCGTGGAGTGTATTTTCACCTTGTTCGGGTTTAAGCTTCTCTATCCAGACAAGTTTTATCTTTCCAGAG GTAACCATGAATCCGAACACATGAACAGACTTTATGGCTTTGAAGGTGAGGTAAAGTCAAAATATTCTTCTGAAGTGGCCAATATGTTCACGGATATATTCAACTGGTTACCTCTATGCCATCTGATTAATGAAAGAATTCTG GTTATGCATGGTGGATTGTTCGAACGCGATAATGTTACATTAGATGAAATAAAAAAGGTGTCTCGAAATCGTCAACCTGACGAAGGCACTATAATGTGTGAATTGCTATGGTCTGACCCAATGGAGGCTGAAGGTCGAGCCCATTCTAAACGTGGAGTCGGTTGTCAATTTGGTCCTGATGTCACTAAAAAGTTCTGTAAGCAAAATGGTCTAGACTATATTATTAGAAGTCATGAA GTGAAAGATGAAGGTTACGAAGTTGCTCACAACGGTCGCTGTATTACTGTTTTCTCAGCTCCTAATTACTGTGACACAATGCATAATCGAGGAGCTTTTATTACATTGATAGGTAGTAATAAACCCGGTGAAATGTCTCCAATGTTTACCAGCTTTACAGCAGTAGCTCATCCAGATGTGCGCCCAATGGCTTACGTAAATCCATTACTTTCCATGTTTATGTGA
- the PPP5C_1 gene encoding Serine/threonine-protein phosphatase 5 (EggNog:ENOG410V4A5~COG:T) codes for MTLSTISDEAEALKEEANKFFKDGDYEKAIDAYTKAIEIRETAVYLANRSLAYLRTECFGYALDDASKAISLDSSYVKGYYRRASAHMALGQYKEALADYETVIRVAPSDKMAREKLTECRKIIRRKAFEKAIAVEDQPSPLESFDLSTITVESSYDGPHLEQDSNGKYFVTESFMLALMEHYKSQKVLHKKYAIIIMKDIFLFLRGLPSLVDIKVPEQSKFTVCGDIHGQFYDLMNIFKINGLPSKDNPYVSNITFRICFSSCSMVTLLIGDRFPWSVFSPCSGLSFSIQTSFIFPEVTMNPNT; via the exons ATGACGTTATCGACTATTTCGGATGAAGCAGAAGCATTAAAAGAAGAAGCTAACAAATTTTTTAAAG ATGGGGACTATGAAAAAGCCATCGATGCATACACGAAGGCGATAGAAATTCGGGAGACTGCTGTTTATTTGGCCAACAGGAGCCTCGCTTATCTTCGTACAGAGTGTTTTGGCTATGCCTTGGATGATGCTTCTAAAGCTATATCTTTGGATAGTTCTTATGTGAAG GGTTATTATCGCAGGGCATCTGCACATATGGCATTAGGTCAGTATAAGGAGGCATTAGCAGACTACGAAACT GTTATTCGAGTTGCACCTAGTGACAAAATGGCTCGTGAGAAGTTGACTGAATGCCGGAAAATAATTCGTCGCAAAGCATTTGAAAAAGCCATTGCAGTAGAAGATCAGCCGTCCCCATTAGAATCTTTTGATCTGTCAACAATTACTGTAGAATCTAGTTACGATGGTCCACACTTAGAACAAGATAGCAATGGAAAATACTTTGTCACGGAGTCGTTTATGTTGGCTTTAATGGAGCACTACAAATCTCAGAAAGTATTACACAAGAAATATGCCATTATA ataatgaaagatattttcttatttcttcGCGGTTTACCAAGTTTGGTAGACATTAAAGTCCCAGAACAGTCTAAGTTTACTGTTTGTGGGGATATACACGGTCAGTTCTACGATCTTATGAACATATTCAAAATTAACGGGCTTCCGAGCAAAGATAATCCTTACGTAAGCAATATTACTTTTAGGATTTGTTTCTCTAGTTGTTCAATGGTGACTTTGTTGATCGGGGATCGTTTTCCGTGGAGTGTATTTTCACCTTGTTCGGGTTTAAGCTTCTCTATCCAGACAAGTTTTATCTTTCCAGAG GTAACCATGAATCCGAACACATGA